Proteins from one Malania oleifera isolate guangnan ecotype guangnan chromosome 4, ASM2987363v1, whole genome shotgun sequence genomic window:
- the LOC131152784 gene encoding uncharacterized protein LOC131152784, which yields MARSSASMAMSTAAPVIKPEEYGHSPVHYAVALGDHTTLSRLVSSLPRLADPAQIHTESESLAQERMAEQIAAVLDRRDVPFRETPLHLAVRLNDSFAARALAAAGADASLQNSAGWNALQEALCRRCSDVALILLRLYHRSAWAKWRRRLPRLVAVLRRMRDFYMEISFHFESSIVPFVGKIAPSDTYKIWKRDGNLRADTSLAGFDGLKIQRADQSFLFLGDGDREHDVPSGSLLVLNRDERKIFDAFENAGAPMTESDIAGFCAQTSVYRPGMDVTKAELIGRTNWRRQEKTESVGEWKARVYEVHNVIFSFRSRKVAGDADIAGEQILPLELDEDADGFLVAENPNFGIPDRRRHSSFVREEREWITVGRKSVDIIPSAAPDRRRLTSAMAPPPPPTKEKEYVRSLRPSVWLTEQFPLKTEELLPLLDILASKVKAVRRMRELLTTKFPPGTFPVKVAIPVVPTVRVVITFTKFVDLQPTEQFYTPFSSPGHFLQGGREPAEDQSRQTESASSGWYSSFPSSSSSTSTSAVPAPSWLRRSNSHAKQHRLPPQQQQQQSDPFAIPSGYAWTSIDDKNRKMKKSKSTRKSK from the exons ATGGCGAGGTCTTCGGCGTCAATGGCGATGTCGACGGCGGCGCCGGTTATTAAACCGGAGGAATACGGGCACAGTCCCGTTCACTATGCCGTGGCCTTGGGGGATCACACTACTTTGTCGCGACTTGTGTCGTCGCTCCCTCGACTCGCCGATCCCGCTCAGATTCACACCGAATCGGAGTCTCTCGCCCAGGAACGAATGGCCGAACAGATCGCCGCTGTACTCGACCGTCGTGACGTTCCATTCCGGGAGACTCCACTACATCTGGCTGTTCGTTTGAATGACTCGTTCGCCGCCCGGGCTCTCGCGGCCGCCGGTGCCGACGCGTCCCTGCAGAACTCCGCCGGTTGGAATGCTTTGCAGGAGGCGTTGTGCCGCCGGTGCTCTGACGTCGCCCTGATTCTCCTCCGTCTCTACCACCGCTCCGCCTGGGCGAAGTGGCGACGACGACTGCCGCGCCTCGTGGCCGTTCTTCGTAGAATGAGGGATTTTTACATGGAGATTTCGTTTCACTTCGAGAGTTCGATCGTTCCGTTTGTAGGTAAAATTGCCCCGTCCGATACATACAAGATTTGGAAGCGCGACGGTAATCTACGAGCGGACACGTCTCTCGCCGGTTTCGATGGCCTGAAGATCCAGCGCGCCGATCAGAGCTTTCTCTTCCTCGGAGACGGAGACAGGGAGCATGACGTACCGTCAGGTTCGTTGCTGGTTCTGAACCGCGACGAGCGAAAAATTTTCGACGCTTTCGAGAACGCCGGAGCGCCGATGACCGAGTCCGACATTGCCGGTTTCTGCGCTCAGACCAGCGTTTACCGCCCTGGAATGGACGTCACGAAGGCCGAACTTATCGGACGAACGAACTGGAGAAGACAAGAGAAGACTGAGAGCGTCGGTGAGTGGAAAGCTAGGGTTTACGAAGTCCACAACGTCATTTTCAGCTTCCGTTCTCGAAAGGTTGCTGGCGACGCTGACATTGCTGGTGAACAAATTCTACCATTAGAATTGGACGAAGATGCGGACGGCTTTCTCGTCGCCGAAAACCCGAATTTCGGTATTCCGGATCGGCGTCGGCACAGTAGCTTCGTGCGGGAGGAAAGAGAGTGGATTACCGTAGGCAGGAAGAGCGTGGACATTATTCCTTCGGCAGCGCCTGATCGAAGGAGACTAACGTCGGCAATGGCACCGCCGCCGCCGCCGACGAAGGAGAAGGAGTACGTGAGAAGTCTAAGGCCGTCGGTATGGCTAACAGAGCAGTTTCCATTGAAGACGGAGGAGCTCTTGCCGTTGCTCGACATTTTGGCCAGCAAAGTGAAGGCGGTTCGGCGAATGAGAGAGCTCCTCACCACCAAGTTCCCGCCGGGAACATTCCCGGTCAAG GTGGCGATCCCGGTGGTACCGACGGTGAGAGTGGTGATAACGTTCACGAAGTTCGTCGACCTTCAGCCGACGGAACAGTTCTACACGCCGTTTTCGAGCCCCGGGCACTTCCTGCAAGGGGGGAGAGAGCCGGCGGAGGACCAGTCGCGGCAGACAGAGAGCGCCAGCTCGGGCTGGTACTCATCGTTTCCGTCCTCATCCTCGTCGACGTCGACATCGGCAGTTCCGGCGCCGTCCTGGCTTAGGAGAAGTAACAGCCACGCAAAGCAGCACCGGCTGCCGccccagcagcagcagcagcagtcgGATCCGTTTGCGATACCGAGCGGGTACGCGTGGACCAGCATTGACGACAAGAATCGGAAAATGAAGAAATCAAAGTCGACGAGGAAGTCCAAGTAG